In one Culex quinquefasciatus strain JHB chromosome 2, VPISU_Cqui_1.0_pri_paternal, whole genome shotgun sequence genomic region, the following are encoded:
- the LOC6034334 gene encoding zinc carboxypeptidase, with amino-acid sequence MVFNYRLLVLVVLPTILTRSQANRYDGFKLYELSDDTGHEVQLLQYLQRHRPSCDVWALSKLGHKRVLVPPTLQKSVEKFFADYHVNYTLQVEDFGRVYEARQKESLVAEGDGTFLNSFPTYEEINEYLMKLAMENFEWIRIRVIGWSVEGRPIRAITINPKKQDTIIVDAGVHAREWITVSAALYLIKKLIDDSDQYRMFHEYKWVIVPLVNPDGYMYSMSTDRYWRKNRRRYNGTCGGVDINRNFGYNWDAGAEEYANQCHAGYRGAAAFSEPETKALRSILDNNDEANLYISLHSYGGYLIYPWTSSSSQVKNVANLRKVGVDAARAIWQYSKNEYKVGASSEILRYQATGTSIDYAYSVGIQLPFVLEIAEYGYSDFQPPAKAINELVKETFVGIKELVYGMRRLLAQNANTKGR; translated from the exons ATGGTCTTCAACTACCGACTACTTGTTCTAGTCGTATTACCGACCATCCTAACCAGATCCCAAGCAAACCGTTACGATGG TTTCAAACTGTACGAACTGTCCGACGACACCGGCCACGAGGTCCAGCTGCTGCAGTACCTGCAGCGGCACCGTCCCTCCTGCGACGTCTGGGCGCTCTCCAAGCTCGGCCACAAGCGCGTGCTCGTGCCGCCGACCCTCCAGAAGTCGGTGGAGAAGTTCTTCGCCGACTACCACGTGAACTACACGCTCCAGGTCGAGGACTTTGGCAG GGTTTACGAGGCTCGTCAGAAGGAGAGTTTGGTTGCGGAGGGGGATGGGACGTTCCTGAACAGCTTTCCGACTTACGAGGAGATCAACGAGTATCTGATGAAGCTCGCGATGGAGAACTTTGAGTGGATCCGGATTCGGGTGATTGGGTGGTCGGTGGAAGGTCGTCCGATACGAGCGATCACGATCAACCCGAAGAAGCAGGATACGATCATCGTGGATGCGGGGGTGCACGCTAGGGAGTGGATCACGGTGTCGGCGGCGCTGTACTTGATCAAGAAGCTGATCGATGACAGTGATCAGTATAGGATGTTTCACGAGTACAAGTGGGTGATTGTGCCGCTGGTGAATCCGGACGGGTACATGTACTCGATGTCTACGGATCGATATTGGCGGAAGAATAGGAGGCGGTATAACGGGACGTGTGGTGGGGTTGATATAAACAGGAATTTCGGGTATAATTGGGATGCTGGAGCAGAGGAGTACGCGAACCAGTGTCATGCGGGATATCGAGGAGCTGCGGCATTTTCGGAACCGGAGACCAAAGCGCTTCGTAGCATTCTGGACAACAACGATGAGGCTAATCTGTACATCAGTCTGCACAGCTATGGAGGTTACCTGATCTACCCGTGGACGTCAAGTAGCTCCCAGGTCAAGAACGTGGCTAATCTTCGTAAGGTCGGAGTGGACGCGGCTCGTGCCATCTGGCAGTACAGCAAGAACGAGTACAAGGTGGGTGCGAGTTCGGAGATTCTGCGCTACCAGGCCACCGGAACTAGCATCGATTACGCGTACTCGGTGGGAATCCAGCTGCCGTTTGTGCTGGAGATTGCCGAGTACGGATACAGCGACTTCCAGCCTCCGGCCAAGGCGATCAACGAGCTGGTGAAGGAGACCTTCGTCGGTATCAAGGAACTGGTGTACGGCATGCGACGGCTGCTTGCGCAAAACGCCAACACAAAAGGTCGTTAA